The DNA segment ATCTTTTGATAGTGATGCCGGAAGGTGCTTACCGCCGCCGGACTGCCCAGTTTCTCTACCGGCAGATAAAGGGGCTCAAGGTTCCTTTCGACATTTTGGTAGCCACGCCGAGTGACCTGGAGCGACATAAGGATAATATTGGATTAATTTACCGGGAGATCTTACAGGAGGGAAGGGAGGTATATGCCGCCTGAAAGCTGGCTTTCAGGCAGGCCCCGGCCCGATTTTCCGGCCAGACCAGACAATAATCAGCAATCAGGAGTAAGCAACCATAGATGTTCCCCCTGTTCATTTTCTCGATGAGGATGGTGAAAATAACCATCACCCCCACCCAGCCTCCCCCCTCAAGGAGGAGGAGAGTAAGGAAGGCTTTCCCCTCAAGGGGGATAGCAGGGGCTTCCATACAAGAAGGGGAATATCTGAAGCAACCGGTTTCCACCCCCCAACAGAAAGGAGGAAAAGAAGTATGCTGGCTATAGGAGAGAGAATTAATGTCAGAACCAAGCTTTTTTCGGAGGCCTTTAAGGCGAGAAATTTTGAGCCGATCAGGGACATGGCCATCAGGCAGGTCAAGGGAGGTGCCAACATGCTGGATATCAATATTGGCCCGGCCAGAAAAGACGGGCCGGAGCTGATGTCCTGGCTGGTGGAGAATATCCAGAAAGTGGTGGATGTTCCCCTGTGCCTGGATACGAGCAACGCCGAGGCTATCGAGGCAGGGCTTGCGGTCCACAAGGGAAAGGCCATGATCAACTCGACATCGGCTGACCCTGACCGGCTTGCGCTGCTGATGCCTCTGGCTGCCAAGTATAATGCCATGATCATCGGCCTGACCCTGGCTACCGGCGGCCTGCCCCGCGATGCCAACGAGCGGTGTGCTCTGGCTGCCGAAATCATGGCTGCGGGAGCGGAGCATGGTGTGCCCATGGAAGATATTTACCTTGATCCGATCATGGTGCCGATTAACGGTCAGCAGGAGCAGGTAAAGGAGATCCTTGAGGCCATCA comes from the bacterium genome and includes:
- a CDS encoding nucleotidyltransferase domain-containing protein encodes the protein MQPDSAPVINQLVQAIVEAVHPIRIILFGSAARGEMHPDSDIDLLIVMPEGAYRRRTAQFLYRQIKGLKVPFDILVATPSDLERHKDNIGLIYREILQEGREVYAA
- a CDS encoding dihydropteroate synthase, with translation MLAIGERINVRTKLFSEAFKARNFEPIRDMAIRQVKGGANMLDINIGPARKDGPELMSWLVENIQKVVDVPLCLDTSNAEAIEAGLAVHKGKAMINSTSADPDRLALLMPLAAKYNAMIIGLTLATGGLPRDANERCALAAEIMAAGAEHGVPMEDIYLDPIMVPINGQQEQVKEILEAIKLFREMNDPPMNSVIGLSNVSNSAPEAMRSLINHTFLTMAITVGLSAAIVDTLDPAIIQAVKTTSVILNQSLYCHSYLETC